The following coding sequences are from one Desulfuromonas sp. TF window:
- a CDS encoding ATP-binding protein, whose product MKVGIKHRLFAALLAATALVALGMFLIMQWSIDRGFLRYVNTLEQERLERLAVEFEQAFAEQGSWDFLRDDPGHLFRLAYRTLPEGQATPERLERLERRLERRLSAEPPGEPLPPHLAHRFEARILLLDSERRPVAGTRAAEEKIEFKRLYHEGQVVGYLGIVPRKGLSDALQLSFVKQQKLAMALVAGVTLLVSALLALPLANRLVRPIRSLADATRCLSAGDYATRVPVTATDELGQLASDFNTLALTLEKNEQTRRQWVADISHELRTPLAVLRGEIEALQDGVRQATPAAVASLHTEVLRVGRLVDDLYQLALSDLGALNYRKEAIFLSGVLKDALEAFRPEFERKGIALQYTPPARDILLFADPERLHQLLANLLENSLRYTDAGGRLEIVLEQEKGRAMLTFRDSAPGVPAADLERLFERLYRVEGSRSRASGGAGLGLSICRNIVEAHGGDISAAPSPLGGLAVTVALPLEERS is encoded by the coding sequence ATGAAGGTCGGAATCAAGCACCGCCTCTTTGCAGCCCTGCTGGCCGCCACGGCGTTGGTGGCCCTGGGCATGTTCCTCATCATGCAGTGGAGCATCGACCGCGGTTTTCTTCGCTATGTAAATACCCTGGAACAGGAAAGGCTGGAACGTCTGGCGGTGGAATTCGAACAGGCTTTTGCTGAACAGGGAAGTTGGGATTTTCTGCGGGACGATCCGGGCCACCTGTTCAGGCTGGCGTACAGAACCCTGCCCGAGGGACAGGCCACCCCCGAGCGACTGGAGCGGCTTGAACGGCGTCTCGAGCGGCGGTTGAGTGCCGAGCCGCCCGGTGAGCCGTTGCCGCCGCATCTCGCCCATCGGTTCGAGGCGAGGATCCTGCTTCTGGACAGCGAACGCCGTCCGGTTGCAGGGACCAGGGCAGCGGAAGAAAAAATCGAGTTCAAGCGCCTTTACCACGAGGGGCAGGTGGTCGGCTATCTCGGCATCGTCCCTCGCAAAGGTCTTTCCGATGCTCTTCAGCTGAGCTTCGTCAAGCAGCAGAAACTGGCCATGGCGCTGGTCGCCGGAGTGACACTCCTGGTCTCGGCGCTTCTGGCCCTGCCTCTGGCGAACCGGCTGGTCCGCCCGATCAGATCCCTGGCGGACGCCACACGCTGCCTTTCGGCCGGAGACTATGCCACCCGTGTGCCGGTGACCGCTACCGACGAACTGGGTCAGCTGGCCTCCGACTTCAACACACTGGCCCTGACCCTGGAGAAGAATGAACAGACGCGCCGGCAGTGGGTGGCCGACATCTCCCATGAGCTGCGTACTCCGCTGGCGGTGCTGCGCGGCGAGATCGAGGCCCTGCAGGACGGAGTTCGTCAGGCCACACCCGCTGCGGTCGCCTCGCTGCATACGGAGGTTCTGCGCGTCGGACGACTGGTGGATGATCTCTATCAGCTCGCCCTCTCCGATCTCGGAGCCCTGAATTACCGCAAGGAAGCAATCTTCCTCTCCGGCGTGCTGAAGGATGCGTTGGAGGCGTTCCGCCCCGAGTTCGAGCGCAAGGGCATCGCCCTGCAATACACCCCCCCAGCCCGGGATATCCTTCTCTTTGCCGATCCCGAACGGCTGCATCAGCTTCTTGCCAACCTGCTGGAGAATTCACTCCGGTACACCGATGCCGGAGGCCGACTCGAAATCGTCCTGGAGCAGGAGAAGGGGAGGGCGATGCTGACGTTTCGCGACAGCGCCCCCGGGGTGCCGGCGGCCGACCTGGAACGATTGTTCGAACGGCTCTACCGGGTGGAAGGCTCACGCAGCCGCGCCTCCGGAGGGGCAGGTCTGGGGTTGTCGATCTGCCGCAATATCGTCGAGGCACATGGAGGCGACATTTCGGCGGCGCCATCGCCGCTGGGCGGATTGGCGGTAACGGTGGCGCTGCCGCTTGAAGAACGCTCTTGA
- a CDS encoding ABC transporter permease, translating into MTPGKLVLKNIVRRRGRFVFTLLGIIIGMASFVTFMALGGSLKTQIERESAALGANLVVTPKGSCAYEQVSILTGEQLPTTITAEEVAAIRAIDGMTAIPYLAERSAIDNRPVSVMGILPAETLRFKEWALASGGYFSSEESEGAVLGSVLAEQFGLQPGAEVRIRGKQIPVLGVLEETAGKDDLTVFLSMPAAQQLYEQKDRVSYVAVRVDRLDEVDLYAMKIKDAVSLGVVSDKQMLGSVLSIVGTVNMTLQLIAAVAILAAAFGIVNTMMTATYERKREIGILQAMGATRGGIFRLFLLESGVYGLLGGLGGAVLGFAASLVAAPYIGQNAATSFVKGSQTSIDPLLFVGAVLFSTLVAMVSGLYPAWKASNLSPVEAISYE; encoded by the coding sequence ATGACCCCCGGTAAACTGGTCTTAAAGAACATCGTCCGCAGGCGCGGCCGGTTCGTCTTCACCCTCCTTGGCATCATCATCGGCATGGCCTCCTTCGTCACCTTCATGGCGCTGGGAGGGAGTCTGAAAACCCAGATCGAGCGGGAGTCGGCCGCCCTGGGGGCGAATCTGGTGGTCACGCCCAAGGGGAGCTGCGCCTACGAGCAGGTCTCCATACTCACCGGCGAGCAGCTCCCCACCACCATCACCGCCGAGGAGGTGGCGGCCATCCGCGCCATCGATGGGATGACCGCCATCCCCTATCTGGCCGAGCGATCGGCCATCGACAACCGGCCCGTTTCGGTGATGGGGATTCTCCCGGCCGAGACGCTGCGGTTCAAGGAGTGGGCCCTCGCCTCGGGAGGCTACTTCTCCTCCGAGGAGTCCGAGGGAGCCGTTCTGGGTTCGGTGCTCGCCGAGCAGTTCGGTCTGCAGCCGGGCGCCGAGGTGCGCATCCGAGGGAAGCAGATTCCCGTACTGGGGGTTCTGGAGGAGACGGCGGGGAAGGATGACCTGACGGTCTTCCTGAGCATGCCGGCGGCCCAGCAGCTCTATGAGCAGAAGGACAGGGTCTCCTACGTCGCCGTGCGGGTCGACCGTCTTGACGAGGTGGACCTCTACGCCATGAAAATCAAGGATGCGGTGAGCCTTGGCGTCGTTTCGGACAAGCAGATGCTCGGTTCGGTGCTCTCCATCGTGGGCACCGTCAACATGACCCTGCAACTGATCGCGGCGGTGGCCATTCTCGCGGCGGCCTTCGGCATCGTCAACACCATGATGACCGCCACCTACGAGCGCAAGCGCGAGATCGGCATCCTGCAGGCCATGGGCGCGACCCGGGGCGGCATCTTCCGCCTCTTTCTCCTCGAGTCCGGGGTTTACGGACTGCTGGGAGGGCTGGGCGGGGCGGTGCTGGGGTTCGCGGCCTCCCTGGTGGCGGCGCCCTACATCGGTCAGAACGCCGCCACGTCCTTCGTGAAGGGCTCCCAGACCAGCATCGATCCCCTGCTCTTTGTCGGGGCCGTCCTGTTCTCGACGCTGGTCGCCATGGTTTCCGGCCTCTATCCCGCCTGGAAGGCCTCCAACCTCTCACCCGTGGAGGCCATCAGCTATGAGTGA
- a CDS encoding CorA family divalent cation transporter translates to MNKTMYLLSIVAAIFLPLGLLTGLLGINVGGIPGTESPYAFFIVCGILFVIAAMQILIFRRMRWM, encoded by the coding sequence ATGAATAAGACAATGTATCTTCTTTCGATTGTCGCGGCCATTTTCCTGCCCCTGGGTCTTCTGACGGGATTGCTTGGCATCAATGTCGGCGGCATTCCCGGGACGGAGAGTCCCTATGCCTTCTTCATCGTCTGTGGCATTCTGTTCGTCATCGCGGCCATGCAGATCCTGATCTTCCGTCGCATGCGCTGGATGTAG
- a CDS encoding Spy/CpxP family protein refolding chaperone translates to MKNSILIAAFLAAAVVCSALYAVAADPLSGSALAVDKRAGDSPATYDMRKERHFDRMAEALDLTPDQREQIKAIRAAEQDKVAPLKEQLRKGREQLRVAAEQQPFDEAAVRALAADQAEIRTEMIVSHARVKNQIHALLTPEQREKAEQMRSSMKERRGHKGHRR, encoded by the coding sequence GTGAAAAATTCCATCCTCATCGCCGCATTCCTGGCTGCAGCCGTTGTCTGCAGCGCCCTGTACGCTGTAGCCGCCGACCCTCTTTCCGGCTCCGCCCTGGCCGTGGACAAGCGCGCCGGTGACAGTCCGGCAACCTATGACATGAGAAAAGAGCGGCACTTCGACCGCATGGCCGAGGCCCTGGATCTGACCCCCGACCAGCGGGAGCAGATCAAGGCCATCCGAGCCGCCGAGCAGGATAAGGTCGCGCCGCTGAAAGAGCAGTTGCGAAAGGGTCGCGAACAGCTGCGCGTCGCCGCAGAGCAGCAACCCTTTGATGAAGCCGCGGTGCGTGCCCTGGCGGCCGACCAGGCTGAAATCCGCACCGAAATGATCGTCTCACACGCCAGGGTGAAGAACCAGATCCATGCCTTGCTGACTCCCGAGCAGCGCGAAAAGGCGGAACAAATGCGCTCCTCCATGAAAGAGCGACGGGGGCACAAGGGGCACCGTCGATAA
- a CDS encoding CorA family divalent cation transporter yields MYSSEHLSQQWIYTLDAMGGGELLPFEKIDSLLPEGKIPWIHLSYTDEKAQAWLARESGIDPVVLESLLAEDTRPRSFDHGQGLLVILRGVNLNIGAEPEDMVSVRLWIEPSRIITISHRKLMALEDLTRSLAKGEGPVGGADFVLMLAQSLVRRMSAVLGDLEDGVAILEDDILAQESHTLRGSISLLRRKAIRFRRYMAPQREALERLHAVKGPWFDEIQKVRIREIADQMTRYVEDLDATKDRAAILQDELEADRESDE; encoded by the coding sequence ATGTACAGCTCAGAGCACCTTTCGCAGCAGTGGATTTATACTTTGGATGCCATGGGAGGGGGAGAGCTTCTGCCCTTCGAAAAGATCGACTCACTTCTTCCCGAGGGCAAGATACCCTGGATCCACCTGAGTTATACGGATGAGAAGGCGCAAGCCTGGCTGGCCCGGGAAAGTGGCATTGATCCCGTCGTCCTCGAATCCCTTCTCGCCGAAGACACGCGCCCGCGCAGTTTCGATCACGGGCAGGGGCTGCTCGTGATCCTTCGGGGAGTCAACTTAAATATCGGAGCTGAACCGGAGGACATGGTCTCGGTCCGACTGTGGATCGAGCCTTCCCGGATCATCACCATCAGCCACCGTAAGCTCATGGCCCTGGAGGATCTCACCCGCAGTCTCGCAAAGGGAGAAGGGCCGGTCGGAGGCGCTGATTTCGTTCTCATGCTTGCGCAGAGTCTGGTTCGCCGGATGTCTGCCGTTCTGGGTGATCTGGAGGATGGGGTCGCAATACTGGAGGATGATATCCTCGCTCAGGAGAGTCACACGCTTCGAGGCAGCATCAGCCTGCTGCGACGAAAAGCGATCCGCTTTCGCCGCTACATGGCACCTCAGAGGGAAGCCCTGGAACGTCTGCACGCTGTGAAAGGCCCATGGTTCGATGAAATTCAGAAGGTAAGAATTCGAGAGATAGCGGATCAGATGACCCGATATGTCGAGGACCTTGATGCGACAAAGGACCGCGCTGCGATCCTTCAGGACGAACTGGAGGCGGATCGGGAATCAGATGAATAA
- a CDS encoding ABC transporter ATP-binding protein, which produces MSDAIIRTESLTKEYGRGATLTRALRGVDLEIPRGSFTCIVGPSGHGKSTLMHLIGGLDRPTGGSVFLDGQEMFRLGGRELAAMRASKIGFVFQFFNLLQSLTAMENVETALMLAGVPEARQKERARELLALVGLEEKAGAKPGQLSGGQQQRVAIARALANDPPVLLMDEPTGNLDSAAEGEVMAVLEELNRQGKTVILVTHSSEIAARAGNLVRVRDGLIDASPAI; this is translated from the coding sequence ATGAGTGACGCCATCATCAGAACAGAAAGTCTCACGAAGGAATACGGCCGGGGCGCGACCCTGACCCGAGCGCTGCGGGGTGTGGACCTGGAGATCCCCCGGGGCAGCTTCACCTGCATCGTCGGCCCCTCCGGTCACGGCAAGTCCACCCTCATGCATCTCATCGGCGGCCTCGACCGCCCCACAGGCGGCAGCGTCTTCCTCGACGGGCAGGAGATGTTCCGTCTCGGAGGACGGGAGCTGGCGGCGATGAGGGCAAGCAAGATCGGTTTCGTCTTCCAGTTCTTCAACCTCCTTCAGAGCCTTACGGCGATGGAGAACGTGGAGACGGCGCTGATGCTGGCCGGAGTCCCCGAGGCGCGGCAGAAAGAGCGGGCGAGGGAGCTGCTGGCCCTGGTCGGTCTGGAGGAAAAAGCCGGCGCCAAGCCGGGACAGCTCTCCGGCGGACAGCAGCAGCGAGTCGCCATCGCCCGCGCGTTGGCCAACGACCCGCCCGTCCTGCTGATGGACGAGCCCACGGGCAACCTGGATTCCGCCGCCGAAGGCGAGGTGATGGCCGTGCTGGAAGAGCTCAACCGACAGGGAAAAACGGTCATCCTGGTCACCCACAGCAGCGAGATCGCCGCCCGGGCGGGGAACCTGGTGCGGGTGCGCGACGGGCTGATCGATGCGAGTCCAGCCATTTGA
- the pal gene encoding peptidoglycan-associated lipoprotein Pal, producing the protein MHRSYVVAAIILSILIVSGGCARKASRSALDPTGSSGAVTAVQPSAEEATDSMQRETDGDVRTATLNTLDGKSLEKVYFDYDSYTLKPEARRALDVNAGWMRDNPEAIVTIAGHCDERGSDEYNLALGDRRAKAVKSYLAALGIAPERLGTISYGEEMPASDGRDEAAWSKNRRAEFR; encoded by the coding sequence ATGCATCGTTCTTACGTTGTTGCCGCCATCATTCTATCGATTCTGATTGTTTCGGGCGGATGCGCCCGTAAAGCAAGTCGATCAGCCCTCGATCCGACCGGATCTTCCGGCGCCGTCACTGCCGTTCAGCCCTCTGCCGAAGAGGCAACGGACAGCATGCAAAGGGAGACGGATGGCGATGTCAGGACCGCGACGCTTAATACCCTTGATGGAAAAAGCCTGGAAAAGGTTTACTTCGATTATGATTCATACACCTTGAAACCCGAAGCAAGGCGGGCCCTGGATGTCAATGCGGGGTGGATGCGGGACAATCCGGAGGCCATCGTCACCATCGCGGGACACTGCGACGAGCGGGGCTCCGATGAATACAATCTGGCGCTCGGCGACCGCCGGGCCAAGGCGGTGAAAAGCTACCTGGCGGCGCTCGGAATCGCTCCGGAGCGTCTGGGCACGATCAGCTACGGCGAAGAGATGCCCGCCTCGGACGGCCGGGACGAAGCGGCCTGGAGCAAAAACCGCAGGGCCGAGTTCAGGTAA
- the mgtE gene encoding magnesium transporter produces MDQKLQILLDTVKKLIRRGAYPNLTNVVAKTHPADIAHLFRYLDQKEQRVFFNLIEDSETAASVLSELDHGTGAQLLEKIDTETITGILQEMPYDDAVDIIRNMPEEKAEEILQIMEDEHSDEIEELLKYGEDTAGGIMATEIFSLREDMTVKEAVAALQEAKDVEMVFYVYVTDEHNHLVGVLSLRNLLTVPPSTRLRNIMTTDVISVRTDMDQEEVAHLVAKYDILAIPVVDEGNKLMGIITVDDVIDVMRQEATEDMFKMAGASEEELLYGYKSFKIARLRLPWLVTNLFGGVITGYLMWRFKVTLKEVIALISFIPVITGMGGNVGGQSATIVVRGFATGRIDFSTLRQVFYKEVRVGLIMGTVCGTVTGLIAFFWHHNPYLGLVVGLAMVTAMTVAASMGVIATSFFKKIGIDPAIASSPFVQTANDITGILIYFGTATLFINYLR; encoded by the coding sequence ATGGATCAGAAACTTCAGATACTCCTCGACACGGTAAAAAAGCTCATTCGGCGCGGCGCCTATCCCAATCTCACCAACGTCGTCGCCAAGACCCATCCCGCCGACATCGCCCATCTCTTTCGCTACCTGGATCAGAAGGAGCAGCGCGTCTTCTTCAACCTGATTGAAGATTCGGAGACGGCCGCTTCGGTGCTCTCCGAGCTCGATCACGGCACCGGCGCCCAGCTCCTGGAGAAGATCGACACGGAGACCATCACCGGGATCCTCCAGGAGATGCCTTACGACGATGCCGTCGACATCATCCGCAACATGCCGGAGGAGAAAGCGGAAGAGATCCTCCAGATCATGGAGGACGAACATTCGGATGAGATCGAGGAGCTGCTCAAATACGGCGAGGATACCGCCGGCGGCATCATGGCCACGGAGATCTTCTCCCTGCGCGAAGACATGACGGTCAAGGAAGCCGTTGCGGCCCTGCAGGAAGCCAAGGACGTGGAGATGGTCTTTTACGTCTATGTCACCGACGAGCACAACCACCTGGTGGGGGTTCTCTCCCTGCGCAACCTGCTCACCGTCCCTCCCAGTACCCGTCTCCGGAACATCATGACCACCGACGTCATCAGCGTCCGAACGGACATGGACCAGGAGGAGGTGGCCCATCTCGTGGCCAAGTACGACATTCTGGCCATTCCCGTCGTCGATGAAGGGAACAAGCTGATGGGGATCATCACCGTCGACGACGTCATCGACGTCATGCGCCAGGAGGCCACCGAGGACATGTTCAAGATGGCCGGCGCCAGCGAGGAGGAACTCCTCTACGGCTACAAATCCTTCAAGATCGCCAGGCTGCGCCTCCCCTGGCTGGTGACCAATCTCTTCGGCGGGGTAATCACCGGGTACCTGATGTGGCGGTTCAAGGTGACCCTCAAGGAGGTCATCGCCCTGATCTCCTTCATCCCGGTCATCACCGGCATGGGGGGGAACGTCGGGGGGCAGTCCGCCACCATCGTGGTGCGCGGCTTCGCCACGGGGCGCATCGACTTTTCCACCCTGCGCCAGGTGTTCTACAAGGAGGTGCGGGTCGGGCTGATCATGGGGACAGTATGCGGTACTGTCACCGGTTTGATCGCTTTTTTCTGGCACCACAATCCCTACCTTGGATTGGTGGTGGGACTGGCCATGGTCACCGCCATGACGGTTGCCGCCAGCATGGGGGTCATCGCCACCTCCTTTTTCAAGAAGATCGGTATCGATCCCGCCATCGCCTCCAGCCCCTTTGTCCAGACGGCCAACGACATTACCGGCATCCTGATCTACTTCGGCACGGCGACCCTTTTCATCAACTACCTACGGTGA